From Fusobacterium sp.:
TCTTCTTCTAAATTTTATAAATTCCTTCAGCTCCTGTGAATTATCTACAAAATCTTTTATCTTAATATCTATTCCCGCTTTAAGCTCTTCTAATACTTTTTGAAAACTATTTTCCCTTGCTTTCATTTTCAACGCCTCCTTTTATTTTATAAGCAGATTATAGTCCTCCACAATTACTGCTCCTGCTATTTCTTCTCCATTTTTCATTTTCTGTGCTATTAATGCTTTATCAGGTGATATTTCCTGCTTTATTCTTAAACATTCTTCTGGTAGTTTAGATATATCAATAATTTCTACTTTACTTGATTTCCTAAGATTATAGTTCCCAAGTTCTGTTTCTATCTTCTTTTTACCTAAAAGTACGAGTATATTTTTTAGATATCCTTTTAAAGATTTTACTTTATTTTCACGATTTTTCTTTACATCCTCAAGTCTTTCTATCTCTGTTTTTACTGATATTG
This genomic window contains:
- a CDS encoding siphovirus Gp157 family protein, giving the protein MKTYEIAGAMIDTLDIFLDSEQQEADKETYKDVMEYLKEELQNKGTNILKYIRNLELEAISVKTEIERLEDVKKNRENKVKSLKGYLKNILVLLGKKKIETELGNYNLRKSSKVEIIDISKLPEECLRIKQEISPDKALIAQKMKNGEEIAGAVIVEDYNLLIK